From the genome of Sporomusa sphaeroides DSM 2875:
CGGTGAAATTGTCGCCTTCGACCCTGCGGGACTCCCTTCCTTTTCACGGTTACAGCATCGTATGGGATTATCAGATGACAGGATGATTGCTGAAATGATGGAAAATCTTCCTGTTTACTATATAATATTTGACATCTTATCAATTGACAATAATCTGCTGTTAGCAAAACCATATACCGAAAGAAGAAATATTCTCGCCAGCCTTGCTCTTGATGGTCCTTACTGGCAAACTCCCGGCTATCATATCGGCGAAGGAGAAAGTGTTTTAACAGCCAGCCGCAAGCTGGGACTGGAAGGCATTGTTGCCAAACGCCTTGATAGTCCGTATCATCCCGGTCAACGTACCGGTACCTGGCTCAAGATCAAAAATCACCGCCGTCAGGAATTAATCATTGGCGGCTGGGTACCGGGGCAGGGAAATCGCCACGGCAAAATCGGCGCTCTGCTTACCGGCTGTTATGATATGATTCCGGCGGAGGCTGAAGCCCGTAATGTATCCCAGCAGCTCCTTTATACCGGTAAAGCAGGCACCGGCTTTACCCAGGCGTCGCTTCTGGCAATAGCAAAAATGCTAAAGCCGCTGCGCCGTGAAACCAATCCTTTTTCTCAGGAACTGCCAATTAAAAATGCCCGTTTTGTCGAACCCCTATTGGTCGGAGAATTTGAGTTTACCGAATGGACTCCCAACCATACTCTCAGACACCCCTCCTTTAAAGGGTTACGAAATGATAAAGACCCGCGTCAGGTAATTCGCGAAGACTAATTACGGAGGTGATGCTTATGCCCCGCCCTATGTGGACTGGCGCAATCAGTTTTGGGCTCGTTAATATCCCTGTCAAATTGTATAGCGCTGTAAAAAAGAAATCCATTCACTTCAATCAATTACGCCAATCTGACGGCTGCCGTATTCGGCTAAAAAAGGTCTGCCCGTCTGACGGCGCTGAAGTACCTGCTGCAAACATCGTCAAAGGCTACGAAATCGCCCCTGATAAGTATGTGGTTGTCACCAGCGAAGAGCTGCAAGCCATCCAGCCAAAAAATGCCCGCACCATTGCTATTGAAGATTTTGTCAAACTTAACGAAATCGACCCGCTATACTATGACAGCTGCTATTACCTCGCGCCCGATAAGGGAGCAGACAAAGCCTACTCTTTACTGCTGACCTCCATGCAGCACACAGGCAAAGTAGCGATTGCGAGGGTAGTCATGCGCAATAAGGAGTATCTCACCGCTATCCGCCCTGCCGGTAAAGCTTTGGCATTATCCACCATGCACTTTGCCGATGAGGTAATCTCCACCGACCAACTGGAAGACCTGCCCACAGATGTGCCTGAACCGAACAAAAAGGAATTGGACATGGCGGAACAATTGATCGAGTCACTGTCAACCCGGTTTGAACCGGAAAAATATCACGACCAGTACCATCAGCAGGTTCTCGACATGCTGGAGAAAAAAGCCGAAGGGCAAATAGTAAGCAACCAGCCTGAAGTAAAAGAAGGCGGCAAAGTCATTGACCTCATGGCTGCTCTTGAGGCCAGCATCTCGGCCATAAAAGGCCAAACCGGTACAAATAAGGAAACCACTCCGGGTAAATCCCGAAAATCACCGTCCGCAACCGGGAGGAAAAAAGCCAGTGCCCAGTGACAATAAGCCTAAAACCGGCATTGAGGTGGCCGGACGCAAATTGAAGGTCGGCAATCTTGATAAAATATTTTATCAGGCGACAGGTTTCACCAAAGGCCAAATGCTTGACTATTATATTCGCATTGCCCCCCTGCTCCTGCCGCATCTTACCAACCGGCCGCTGACCATGAAACGCTATCCCCATGGGGCACAAGGTAAGTTTTTCTACCAGAAGGAATGCCCCTCCCCGCGTCCCGGCTGGATCAAAACCATACCGGTATGGAGCGGCAGCAATAACCGGCACGTCAATTTTTGCAATGCCGCTGATTTACCCACCTTAGTGTGGGCTGCCAATCTGGCAGCACTGGAGCTGCATACGTCACTATCCCTGGCACCGGCGATACATCAGCCTTCGCTGCTGGTATTCGATCTTGATCCCGGTCCGCCTGCCACCATTTTCGACTGCGCCCAAATCGGCCTGCTGTTAAAGGATTATTTTGATAAGCACCAACTACAGAGTTTTCCCAAAACTTCCGGCTCCAAAGGCCTGCAGGTATATGTGCCGCTAAATACTCCGGTTAACTATGACAGCACTAAAAAGTTTGCCCGGATACTTGCCACCCGCTTTCAGGAAAAGTATCCTGACAAGGTGGTCGCAAACATGAAGAAACAATTGCGCACAGGTAAAGTCTTTATTGATTGGAGCCAAAACGACGAACATAAAACAACCGTCTGTGTCTACTCACTCCGGGCTAAAGACCGCCCCTCTGTTTCTACGCCGGTAACCTGGCAGGAAGTTGCCGGTGCCGTAGAACATAAAAATCCGGATTTGTTAACCTTTGAAGCAGAGCAAGTACTGGAAAGAGCCAGTCTGCTGGGGGATTTATTCTCGCCAGTGCTCACCCTAAAGCAAAAGCTGCCGGCCATACAGTAGCAAAAAAAGTTTGCCGTTCATTGTAAAACGGCAAACTTTTTGGTTTACTTATTAAGCTTTAGGCCCGGCAGCAATAATTTCCGGTGGCATAGCTTGTTTAAAACTAGTAAAGTTTTGGACAAATAAACGGGCTAACTCCTGTGCCTTGCAGTCGTATGCCGCCTTATCAGACCATGTATTGCGCGGCATAAGGATTTCAGCCGGCACACCCGGGCAGCTTTCCGGAACATAAACAGTGAATATCTCATCAAGTTTATAGGGGACATGGTCCAGCCGGCCTTCAAGGGCTGCCGTTACCATGGCCCGGGTGTAAGAAAGCTTCATCCGCTGGCCTACACCATAGGGGCCGCCTGACCAACCTGTATTAATTAGGAATACGGCAGTGTTATGCCGCTTAAGTTTTTCCCCTAAGAGTTCGGCATACCTAAGCGGAGACAGCGGTAAAAACGGCGCGCCGAAGCAAGCGGAAAAAGTAGCCTGGGGTTCAGTAATACCGCGTTCCGTACCTGCCAGTTTACTGGTATAGCCGGATAAGAAATGATACATAGCTTGTTCGGTACTCAGCTTGGCAATAGGAGGCAGTACGCCGAAAGCGTCAGCCGTTAAAAATATAATGGTTTTGGGGTGACCGCCTACCCCGGGTATCAGGGCATTGGGTATATACTCCACAGGATACGCAACTCGCGTGTTTTCCGTAATAGAACCGTCGGCAAAATCCGGCACCCGGGTCGCTGGATCAATAACTACGTTTTCCAGTACAGAACCAAACCGGATGGCATCCCAAATCTGCGGCTCGGTCTCATACTTAAGGCCAATGCACTTGGCATAACAACCGCCTTCAATATTAAAAATCCCGGTATCACTCCAGCCATGCTCGTCATCGCCAATCAGATTGCGGTCCGGATCGGCTGACAGCGTCGTCTTGCCTGTGCCGCTCAGGCCAAAAAACAGCGCCGTATCTCCATTTTTTCCGGCATTGGCCGAACAATGCATGGATAAAATGTCCCGCTCAGGCAAGATATAATTCATAACGGTAAATATCGACTTTTTCATTTCGCCGGCATAGTGAGTACCGCCGATAAGCACCAGGCGTTGTTCCAAATTGAGAATAATAAAGGCTTCTGAACGAGTGCCGTCAATGGCCGGGTCGGCTGTGAAACCGGGAAGGCAAATGACTTTATAATCAGGGATAAGCTCCGGTCCTTGCAGTTCGGGACGGATAAAAAGCTGCTGTACAAATAAATTCTGCCAGGCAAATTCATTAATAAACTGAACAGTGATCCGATTCTCAGGGTCAGCCCCGGCAAAACCGGTGAAAATAAACAGTTCCCGGTTTTGCATATAGGCAAGCATCCGGTTATAAACTTGCGTAAATTTTTCCGGTGAAAAGGACTTATTGTTGTTCCAGGCAATCTTACTATGAATAGCAGGTGAATCAACTACAAATTTGTCATTAGGCGAACGTCCGGTATACGTACCTGTCGTAACTCGCAGGGCACCACTGGCAGTCAATTCTCCCTCGCCGAGTTTAATAGCTGTTTCGACTAGCTGCACCGGACTCAGATTGTAATATACCTTCCCGCACATGCTGATATCCCCCTTCTAAATCAAGCCTTATTTGCTACGTTATCCTTATATTGTAACACAAATTATTATATCAAAAGTATATTGTATACAAAAGTACTATTTCACTAAAAAATGTATATCTTTTTGATATAGTATTTACTAATTACGTTAATAGTATATAATACATAGAAAAAACAACTACCGGTTCCCGGCTTGCTTTATATTACTGTAGGCAGCAGTACAAATAAGCTGGTAGTCTGGCAGTTGTAAGGTGGCAGGTTTATTCTGTTATATGTAATGTCGCTTTTACTACGTCAGGCATAGCATGCTTGCCGCACACGGCCGTATGCCGGACAGGTTTGGATTCCAGTTCGGCCAGCGCCGGTGGTATTGGCAGGCCGGTCAGCTCAGACAATTGGTTTAGGGCCGCAAATTCTGATTTGGCTTTTACGCCGTCGTTTTCAGTGAGGGCTGCAAGCACCGTCTCGTTGAATTTAAACGGACTGGCGGTCGAAACAATAACCTGCGGCGTGGTATCGCCAGACTTGCGGCGATAGTCTTCGGCAACCTTCCAGGCTACTGCGGTATGAGGATCAAGCGAATAACCGTAGTCTTTGTGTATCCGGCCAATTGTAGCTGCCGTTTCAGCATCATCTACCCAGCCTGAAGGAAAAATCGCTTGGATAGCCTGTAATTGTTCGGGACTGACACGGTATTCACCCTTAGTGCTAAGCTCATGCATCCAATGAGCGACTTGTGCCGGATCATTATTGCCCATGTGGTACAGCAGGCGTTCCAGATTGCTTGAAATAAGAATATCCATCGAGGGCGAATGTGTTTTGTAAAACTGGCGGTTACGGTTATAAACACCGGTTGTGAGGAAATCAGTCAATACATTAT
Proteins encoded in this window:
- a CDS encoding Ku protein, which encodes MPRPMWTGAISFGLVNIPVKLYSAVKKKSIHFNQLRQSDGCRIRLKKVCPSDGAEVPAANIVKGYEIAPDKYVVVTSEELQAIQPKNARTIAIEDFVKLNEIDPLYYDSCYYLAPDKGADKAYSLLLTSMQHTGKVAIARVVMRNKEYLTAIRPAGKALALSTMHFADEVISTDQLEDLPTDVPEPNKKELDMAEQLIESLSTRFEPEKYHDQYHQQVLDMLEKKAEGQIVSNQPEVKEGGKVIDLMAALEASISAIKGQTGTNKETTPGKSRKSPSATGRKKASAQ
- the ligD gene encoding non-homologous end-joining DNA ligase, which encodes MPSDNKPKTGIEVAGRKLKVGNLDKIFYQATGFTKGQMLDYYIRIAPLLLPHLTNRPLTMKRYPHGAQGKFFYQKECPSPRPGWIKTIPVWSGSNNRHVNFCNAADLPTLVWAANLAALELHTSLSLAPAIHQPSLLVFDLDPGPPATIFDCAQIGLLLKDYFDKHQLQSFPKTSGSKGLQVYVPLNTPVNYDSTKKFARILATRFQEKYPDKVVANMKKQLRTGKVFIDWSQNDEHKTTVCVYSLRAKDRPSVSTPVTWQEVAGAVEHKNPDLLTFEAEQVLERASLLGDLFSPVLTLKQKLPAIQ
- the pckA gene encoding phosphoenolpyruvate carboxykinase (ATP); amino-acid sequence: MCGKVYYNLSPVQLVETAIKLGEGELTASGALRVTTGTYTGRSPNDKFVVDSPAIHSKIAWNNNKSFSPEKFTQVYNRMLAYMQNRELFIFTGFAGADPENRITVQFINEFAWQNLFVQQLFIRPELQGPELIPDYKVICLPGFTADPAIDGTRSEAFIILNLEQRLVLIGGTHYAGEMKKSIFTVMNYILPERDILSMHCSANAGKNGDTALFFGLSGTGKTTLSADPDRNLIGDDEHGWSDTGIFNIEGGCYAKCIGLKYETEPQIWDAIRFGSVLENVVIDPATRVPDFADGSITENTRVAYPVEYIPNALIPGVGGHPKTIIFLTADAFGVLPPIAKLSTEQAMYHFLSGYTSKLAGTERGITEPQATFSACFGAPFLPLSPLRYAELLGEKLKRHNTAVFLINTGWSGGPYGVGQRMKLSYTRAMVTAALEGRLDHVPYKLDEIFTVYVPESCPGVPAEILMPRNTWSDKAAYDCKAQELARLFVQNFTSFKQAMPPEIIAAGPKA
- the ligD gene encoding non-homologous end-joining DNA ligase — encoded protein: MPIIKPMLAKAGPLPANQAEYGFEIKWDGIRSICYLEEKQCKLMSRNLKDITSQYPELAALSKAVDSRYRELILDGEIVAFDPAGLPSFSRLQHRMGLSDDRMIAEMMENLPVYYIIFDILSIDNNLLLAKPYTERRNILASLALDGPYWQTPGYHIGEGESVLTASRKLGLEGIVAKRLDSPYHPGQRTGTWLKIKNHRRQELIIGGWVPGQGNRHGKIGALLTGCYDMIPAEAEARNVSQQLLYTGKAGTGFTQASLLAIAKMLKPLRRETNPFSQELPIKNARFVEPLLVGEFEFTEWTPNHTLRHPSFKGLRNDKDPRQVIRED